The nucleotide sequence TGTCGTAGCGGACAAGGAAAAGAGTTTTTTGCTTTCAGGTAACGGAGACGTAATGGAGCCGGATGACGGAATCATTGCCATTGGTTCCGGCGGTCCGTATGCTTTGTCGGCAGCAAGAGTTTTGATTAAACATTCTAATCTCAAGGCAAAAGATATTGTAAAAGAAGCGATTCGAACAGCTTCTACCGTTTGTATTTATACCAATAAAGAGATTGAGGTGGCAGAATTATGAGCGAAGTTCTTACTCCAAGAGAAGTTGTCGCATCGTTAAACAAATATATAATCGGACAAAACGAAGCGAAGAAATGCGTGGCTATTGCTTTGCGTAACCGTTGGAGGAGACAGAAACTGTCGCAGGATTTACGCGATGAAGTCGCCCCGAAAAACATTATTATGATTGGCTCAACCGGCATTGGAAAAACCGAGATTGCCCGTAGATTGGCGCGTTTGGCTCAGGCGCCGTTCTTGAAAGTGGAAGCGTCAAAATATACCGAAGTCGGATATGTCGGCAGAGATATAGAATCAATGGTGCGCGATTTGGTGGACATATCTATCAACATGGTAAAAGCCGAAAAAAGAAAAGAAGTCGAAGCTAAAGCCAAGGAATTGACCGAAGAAAGAATCTTAGATTTACTTCTTCCTCCGTTACGCAAGGCAGTTTCCGGCGATAATAAAAAATCAGAATTACAAAGAAAACGAGTGCGCGAGAAAATGAGGGCGCAGCTTTTGTCTGGAAAGATAGACAAGAGAATAATTGAGCTTGAAGTTAAAAAAAGCGCTATGCCGTTAATTGAAATTTTCTCTTCTTCGGGCATAGAAGAGTTTGGAATAAATTTCCAAGAGATGTTTGGCAAGGCGATGTCGCCGCAGAAGAAAAACAGAAAAGCAACAATATCACAGGCGCGCAAAATTCTTATTCAGGAAGAAGTGGATAAACTGCTTGATATGGATACGGTTATAAAAGAAGGCATATCA is from bacterium and encodes:
- the hslU gene encoding ATP-dependent protease ATPase subunit HslU, whose amino-acid sequence is MSEVLTPREVVASLNKYIIGQNEAKKCVAIALRNRWRRQKLSQDLRDEVAPKNIIMIGSTGIGKTEIARRLARLAQAPFLKVEASKYTEVGYVGRDIESMVRDLVDISINMVKAEKRKEVEAKAKELTEERILDLLLPPLRKAVSGDNKKSELQRKRVREKMRAQLLSGKIDKRIIELEVKKSAMPLIEIFSSSGIEEFGINFQEMFGKAMSPQKKNRKATISQARKILIQEEVDKLLDMDTVIKEGISKAENSGIIFIDEIDKVAGRESAHGPDISREGVQRDLLPIIEGTAVTTKYGVVKTDHVLFIAAGAFHAKKPSDLIPELQGRFPIRVELKSLNKQDLKRILIEPDNSLIKQYTALLKTEGINVKFLTDAVDELSSIAQTVNEQTENIGARRLYTIMEKVVEDISFRGPELKGKKININRKYVRDKLKDIVKDKNLSRYIL